The following coding sequences are from one Pseudonocardia sp. EC080619-01 window:
- a CDS encoding VOC family protein, with protein MTPTLQIALDATDPHALARFWAAALGYEVEDHTEIVTGLLAAGHLTDDEVLTDGDRTAFRDVATCRGPGPRLFLQRVPEPKTAKNRVHLDLQLGPEAAPAEIERLVALGAEVAWVTSDRGPVNTTLRDPEGNEFCVS; from the coding sequence ATGACTCCCACCCTGCAGATCGCCCTCGACGCCACCGACCCGCACGCCCTCGCCCGCTTCTGGGCGGCGGCCCTGGGGTACGAGGTCGAGGACCACACCGAGATCGTCACCGGGCTGCTCGCCGCCGGGCACCTCACCGACGACGAGGTGCTGACCGACGGCGACCGCACGGCGTTCCGTGACGTCGCCACCTGCCGCGGCCCCGGCCCGCGCCTCTTCCTCCAGCGGGTGCCGGAGCCGAAGACGGCGAAGAACCGGGTGCACCTCGACCTGCAGCTCGGGCCGGAGGCCGCGCCCGCGGAGATCGAGCGGCTGGTCGCCCTGGGCGCCGAGGTGGCGTGGGTGACCTCCGACCGCGGCCCGGTGAACACCACCCTGCGCGACCCCGAGGGCAACGAGTTCTGCGTGAGCTGA
- a CDS encoding aldehyde dehydrogenase, with protein MTTSLDEFGLFVGGKSVGARSGRTFESQNPYTGAPWAQLADGGPDDVDEAVAAARAALDGEWGAMTGFARAAVLRRCGDAIAANAERLARLEVNDSGKLLREMRGQLQSLPQWYYYFSGLADKIEGRTVPPVNPNYFGYTLREPVGVVGAITPWNSPLLLLTFKLAPALAAGCTMVVKPSEHSPASTVAFAEVLHEAGLPAGVLNVVTGWDRACGEALANHPGIDKVAFTGSTGTGVKVAEAAARNVNRVTLELGGKSPQVVFPDADLDAAANGLVAGVFAATGQTCMAGSRLIVHADVHDALVEKVAERADAIVLGDPTDAATEMGPVANRPQYEKVLGYLRGAADEGAAFACGGGPDAERGGLFVRPTVVTGVTPENTVVREEVFGPVLAAYTFTDEDEALALANDTPYGLAGAVWTKDVHRAHRVAARLRAGTVWINAYRVIAPNMPFGGFGASGIGRENGVEAVHEYTEDKSVFVELTGGTRDPFQLG; from the coding sequence ATGACGACATCCCTGGACGAGTTCGGGCTGTTCGTCGGCGGGAAGTCCGTCGGCGCGCGGTCGGGACGCACGTTCGAGTCGCAGAACCCGTACACCGGAGCGCCGTGGGCGCAGCTCGCCGACGGCGGCCCGGACGACGTCGACGAGGCGGTCGCGGCGGCGCGGGCGGCACTGGACGGGGAGTGGGGCGCCATGACGGGCTTCGCCAGGGCCGCGGTCCTGCGCCGGTGCGGCGACGCGATCGCGGCGAACGCCGAGCGGCTGGCCCGCCTGGAGGTGAACGACTCCGGGAAGCTGCTGCGCGAGATGCGCGGGCAGCTCCAGAGCCTGCCGCAGTGGTACTACTACTTCTCCGGGCTGGCCGACAAGATCGAGGGCCGGACCGTCCCGCCGGTGAACCCGAACTACTTCGGCTACACCCTCCGGGAGCCGGTCGGGGTGGTCGGCGCGATCACCCCGTGGAACTCCCCGCTGCTGCTGCTCACCTTCAAGCTGGCCCCCGCGCTCGCGGCCGGCTGCACGATGGTGGTCAAGCCGTCCGAGCACTCCCCCGCCTCGACCGTCGCGTTCGCCGAGGTGCTGCACGAGGCCGGGCTGCCGGCCGGTGTGCTGAACGTCGTGACCGGCTGGGACCGCGCCTGCGGCGAGGCGCTGGCGAACCACCCGGGGATCGACAAGGTCGCCTTCACCGGATCCACCGGCACCGGCGTCAAGGTCGCCGAGGCGGCCGCCCGCAACGTCAACCGGGTCACCCTGGAGCTGGGCGGCAAGTCCCCGCAGGTCGTGTTCCCGGACGCCGACCTCGACGCCGCCGCGAACGGCCTGGTCGCCGGCGTGTTCGCGGCCACCGGCCAGACCTGCATGGCCGGGTCCCGCCTGATCGTCCACGCCGACGTCCACGACGCGCTGGTCGAGAAGGTCGCCGAGCGGGCCGACGCGATCGTGCTCGGCGACCCCACCGACGCCGCGACCGAGATGGGGCCGGTCGCCAACCGCCCCCAGTACGAGAAGGTGCTCGGCTACCTGCGGGGCGCCGCCGACGAGGGCGCCGCCTTCGCCTGTGGTGGCGGGCCGGACGCGGAACGCGGCGGGCTGTTCGTGCGGCCGACCGTGGTCACCGGTGTGACACCGGAGAACACCGTCGTCCGCGAGGAGGTGTTCGGCCCGGTGCTGGCGGCCTACACCTTCACCGACGAGGACGAGGCCCTCGCGCTGGCCAACGACACCCCCTACGGCCTGGCCGGAGCCGTGTGGACCAAGGACGTGCACCGCGCGCACCGGGTCGCGGCCAGGCTCCGTGCCGGCACGGTGTGGATCAACGCCTACCGCGTGATCGCCCCGAACATGCCCTTCGGCGGGTTCGGTGCCAGCGGCATCGGCCGCGAGAACGGCGTCGAGGCGGTCCACGAGTACACGGAGGACAAGTCCGTGTTCGTCGAGCTGACCGGCGGCACCCGCGACCCCTTCCAGCTCGGCTGA
- a CDS encoding heparan-alpha-glucosaminide N-acetyltransferase domain-containing protein, giving the protein MPSPAAVTARTAGPEVTAPLPVPDARRRPRLAGVDVARGAAVLGMIATHALPQATDAGDPTTAAVVAAGRSAATFVFVAGVSVAFLSGRRDGVHGRARLAASAGLLVRAGVVLALGLVVGTLSPLNGIWGILPVYGLLFVLVLPLLGLGPRALAAVTAAIVALGPVLLMTTSAAELPLAGEDDPTLVTLLLDPLGLLVQLLLSGAYPVVVYLAYLTAGLAVGRLDLSSGRVAGWLLGGGLALAVTARAVSWYLLDVLGGLDALVRGSGADDPARAATTLLWEENQPLTSWWHLALPAPHSHTPVDLLHTLGSASAVLGASLLLSRVPIVRRMLSPLAAAGSMALTVYCAHLVLLATGIWSDDPTLLFTAMAVGALLGALLWRHLLGQGPLEKLVSVPATAARRAVAAGPARTPSTGLSVGARAATRVAAGTAAVVVLVTALGLGVWTRSTAPVPAAGPEVTGSAPADPDAADAAGPDAARYCALSVRYSALLDTEEDPAPEALRDAADTATEMARVAPAPVAGPVALLADDARAEAGVTGATAPDPAAVETAQAAVDAFEETGCA; this is encoded by the coding sequence ATGCCGTCGCCAGCAGCAGTCACCGCACGGACCGCGGGACCGGAGGTCACGGCCCCGCTGCCCGTCCCCGACGCCCGGCGGCGGCCACGCCTGGCCGGTGTCGACGTCGCCCGCGGCGCGGCGGTGCTCGGGATGATCGCGACGCACGCGCTGCCGCAGGCGACCGACGCCGGGGACCCCACGACGGCCGCGGTGGTGGCCGCCGGACGGTCGGCGGCGACGTTCGTGTTCGTCGCCGGTGTCAGCGTGGCCTTCCTGTCCGGTCGACGGGACGGTGTGCACGGCCGGGCACGCCTCGCCGCCTCGGCCGGGCTGCTGGTCCGCGCCGGCGTCGTCCTCGCGTTGGGGCTCGTCGTCGGGACGCTGTCGCCCCTCAACGGCATCTGGGGGATCCTGCCCGTCTACGGCCTGCTGTTCGTCCTGGTGCTCCCGCTGCTGGGGCTGGGGCCACGCGCGCTCGCCGCGGTCACCGCCGCGATCGTCGCCCTCGGCCCGGTGCTGCTGATGACGACGTCCGCCGCGGAGCTGCCGCTGGCCGGCGAGGACGACCCGACGCTCGTCACCCTGCTCCTGGACCCGCTCGGGCTCCTGGTGCAGCTCCTCCTGTCGGGCGCCTACCCGGTGGTGGTCTACCTGGCCTACCTGACCGCCGGGCTCGCGGTCGGCCGGCTCGACCTGTCGTCGGGACGGGTCGCGGGATGGCTGCTCGGCGGGGGGCTGGCGCTCGCCGTGACGGCGCGCGCGGTGTCCTGGTACCTGCTGGACGTCCTCGGCGGGCTCGACGCGCTGGTGCGCGGCTCCGGCGCCGACGATCCCGCCCGGGCCGCGACGACGCTGCTGTGGGAGGAGAACCAGCCGCTGACGTCGTGGTGGCACCTCGCGCTGCCGGCACCGCACTCGCACACCCCGGTCGACCTGCTGCACACCCTCGGCTCGGCGTCCGCGGTGCTCGGCGCCTCGCTGCTGCTCAGCCGGGTGCCGATCGTGCGGCGGATGCTCTCGCCGCTCGCTGCGGCGGGCAGCATGGCACTGACCGTGTACTGCGCACACCTCGTGTTGCTCGCCACGGGCATCTGGTCCGACGACCCCACCCTGCTGTTCACCGCGATGGCGGTCGGCGCCCTGCTGGGTGCGCTGCTCTGGCGCCACCTGCTCGGTCAGGGGCCGCTGGAGAAGCTCGTCTCCGTGCCTGCCACGGCCGCCCGCCGGGCCGTCGCGGCGGGCCCGGCCCGCACGCCGTCGACCGGGCTGTCCGTGGGAGCGCGGGCCGCGACCCGGGTGGCCGCCGGGACCGCCGCCGTCGTGGTGCTCGTCACCGCGCTCGGCCTGGGGGTCTGGACCCGGAGCACGGCCCCGGTCCCCGCCGCCGGTCCGGAGGTGACGGGGAGCGCGCCCGCCGATCCTGACGCCGCGGACGCGGCCGGCCCGGACGCCGCCCGGTACTGCGCGCTGTCCGTCCGGTACTCCGCCCTGCTCGACACCGAGGAGGACCCCGCACCGGAGGCCCTCCGGGACGCCGCGGACACGGCGACGGAGATGGCCCGGGTGGCCCCCGCACCGGTCGCGGGCCCGGTCGCCCTGCTCGCCGACGACGCACGGGCCGAGGCCGGCGTCACCGGCGCCACCGCCCCGGATCCCGCCGCGGTCGAGACGGCGCAGGCGGCGGTCGACGCGTTCGAGGAGACCGGCTGCGCGTAG
- a CDS encoding flavin reductase family protein has product MSDGAVIDPARMRTVLGHFASGLVVVTAITPDGPAGFTCQSFGSLSLDPPLVSFSPARTSSTWPRIREAGRFCVNVLAEEHDGLSSAFARSGTDKFAGVSWTCAPSGAPLLDGVAAWIDCTLDDEFPGGDHTIVVGRVGALDADPDRRPLLFHRGGYGIAGS; this is encoded by the coding sequence ATGAGCGACGGTGCCGTCATCGACCCTGCCCGCATGCGTACCGTGCTGGGCCACTTCGCGTCCGGCCTCGTGGTCGTCACGGCGATCACCCCCGACGGCCCGGCCGGCTTCACCTGCCAGTCCTTCGGTTCGCTGTCCCTGGACCCGCCGCTGGTCTCCTTCTCCCCGGCGCGGACGTCGTCGACCTGGCCGCGGATCCGGGAGGCCGGCCGGTTCTGCGTGAACGTCCTCGCCGAGGAGCACGACGGGCTCAGCTCCGCGTTCGCCCGTTCCGGGACCGACAAGTTCGCCGGTGTCTCCTGGACGTGCGCACCGTCCGGGGCCCCGCTCCTCGACGGCGTCGCCGCCTGGATCGACTGCACCCTCGACGACGAGTTCCCCGGCGGCGACCACACGATCGTCGTCGGCCGGGTGGGCGCGCTCGACGCGGACCCGGACCGGCGGCCGCTGCTGTTCCACCGGGGCGGCTACGGGATCGCGGGGAGCTAG
- a CDS encoding YdiU family protein, with translation MTAATEIAFENTFVRDLEGLYLAWNAAPAPDPRAVLVNDALARELGLDPDVLRTDAGLGLLTGTSVPESATTVAQAYAGHQFGNYSPRLGDGRALLLGELVTPDGQRRDLHLKGSGRTPFARGGDGRAPLGPMLREYLVSEAMHALGVPSTRSLAVVATGEHVMRDRGPEPGAVLARTASSHLRVGTFQFAAATGEVDVLRRLADHAIARHHPSVAGTEAPYLELYRRVVDAQARLVAQWMHLGFVHGVMNTDNMTISGETIDYGPCAFLDAHDPAAVYSSIDSGGRYAYGNQPGVAQWNLARFGESLIPLLDDDQDEAIRQATEVLQGFADRYHDARDRGYAAKIGLPAPGPLLTDLAALLAEEKPDHTLFFRRLGAAARGDEGPLRELFDDPSAPSAWLESWRAAGPDPDAMDRVNPVYVPRNHLVEAALEAAVRDDDLEPLQWLLQVLAHPFDEREGYERFAQPAGPDAPRFVTFCGT, from the coding sequence ATGACGGCAGCCACGGAGATCGCGTTCGAGAACACCTTCGTCCGCGACCTGGAGGGCCTGTACCTCGCCTGGAACGCGGCCCCCGCCCCGGACCCGCGGGCGGTGCTGGTCAACGACGCGCTGGCCCGCGAGCTGGGGCTCGACCCGGACGTCCTGCGCACGGACGCCGGGCTCGGGCTGCTCACCGGCACCTCGGTCCCGGAGTCCGCGACGACGGTCGCCCAGGCCTACGCCGGCCACCAGTTCGGCAACTACTCGCCGCGGCTCGGCGACGGCCGCGCGCTGCTGCTCGGCGAGCTCGTCACCCCGGACGGGCAGCGCCGCGACCTGCACCTCAAGGGCTCCGGGCGGACGCCGTTCGCCCGCGGCGGCGACGGCCGGGCTCCGCTCGGGCCGATGCTGCGCGAGTACCTGGTGTCGGAGGCGATGCACGCGCTCGGCGTGCCCTCCACCCGGTCGCTCGCCGTCGTCGCGACCGGTGAGCACGTGATGCGCGACCGCGGGCCCGAGCCCGGCGCGGTCCTGGCCCGGACGGCGTCGAGCCACCTGCGGGTCGGCACGTTCCAGTTCGCCGCGGCCACCGGCGAGGTCGACGTCCTGCGCCGGCTCGCCGACCACGCGATCGCCCGGCACCACCCGTCCGTCGCCGGGACCGAGGCCCCCTACCTGGAGCTCTACCGCCGCGTCGTCGACGCGCAGGCCCGGCTCGTCGCGCAGTGGATGCACCTCGGGTTCGTGCACGGTGTCATGAACACCGACAACATGACGATCTCCGGGGAGACGATCGACTACGGCCCCTGCGCGTTTCTCGACGCCCACGACCCGGCGGCCGTCTACAGCTCGATCGACTCCGGCGGCCGCTACGCCTACGGCAACCAGCCCGGCGTCGCCCAGTGGAACCTGGCCCGCTTCGGCGAGTCGCTGATCCCGCTGCTCGACGACGACCAGGACGAGGCGATCCGGCAGGCCACCGAGGTCCTGCAGGGCTTCGCCGACCGTTACCACGACGCCCGCGACCGCGGGTACGCGGCGAAGATCGGGCTGCCCGCTCCCGGCCCGCTGCTGACCGACCTCGCCGCGCTCCTGGCCGAGGAGAAGCCGGACCACACGCTCTTCTTCCGGCGGCTGGGCGCCGCGGCCCGCGGCGACGAGGGCCCGCTCCGCGAGCTCTTCGACGACCCGTCGGCCCCGTCGGCCTGGCTGGAGTCCTGGCGGGCAGCCGGTCCCGACCCGGACGCGATGGACCGGGTCAACCCGGTCTACGTCCCCCGCAACCACCTCGTCGAGGCGGCGCTGGAGGCGGCCGTGCGCGACGACGACCTCGAGCCGTTGCAGTGGCTGCTGCAGGTGCTCGCCCACCCGTTCGACGAGCGCGAGGGCTACGAGCGGTTCGCGCAGCCGGCCGGACCGGACGCCCCGCGGTTCGTCACGTTCTGCGGGACGTGA
- a CDS encoding AraC family transcriptional regulator, whose protein sequence is MQSRPGPGPAPGSALLTRYPVLGTHSLEHAREAVARVYLEHDLTAPDDRVAMTLNATTDRVFTVGYLTYESPAKLVMPPTEDNYHVNLTIAGHTAAQRSDGERACTAARASGVVLLPDRTNTVRWSPDAEQLILKIPRTSLEIHLSEQLNRPVHEIVDFDYGIDLTTPAGRTLLASVEFLARELDRPGGLADMPVAREQLEAFVMTQLLHAGRHRYADALAAPADPVRSGRLGPVVEYMEQHADTPLTPQELARVGCMSVRTLHSAFQQELGESPMGHLRRIRLDRVRAELLRCDPATVRVTDVALRWGFFHQSRFAQQYRDRFGELPRDTLRG, encoded by the coding sequence ATGCAGTCCCGCCCCGGCCCCGGGCCCGCACCCGGGAGCGCACTGCTGACCCGGTACCCGGTCCTCGGCACCCACAGCCTGGAACACGCCCGCGAGGCGGTCGCCCGGGTCTACCTCGAGCACGACCTCACCGCGCCGGACGACCGGGTCGCGATGACCCTGAACGCCACCACCGACCGCGTGTTCACGGTCGGCTACCTGACCTACGAGTCCCCGGCGAAGCTGGTCATGCCACCGACCGAGGACAACTACCACGTCAATCTCACGATCGCGGGCCACACCGCCGCCCAGCGCAGCGACGGCGAGCGGGCCTGTACGGCGGCGCGGGCGTCGGGCGTGGTGCTGCTGCCCGACCGCACCAACACCGTCCGCTGGTCCCCGGACGCCGAGCAGCTGATCCTGAAGATCCCGCGCACGAGCCTGGAGATCCACCTGAGCGAGCAGCTCAACCGTCCGGTGCACGAGATCGTCGACTTCGACTACGGGATCGACCTGACGACACCGGCGGGGCGGACCCTTCTCGCGTCGGTCGAGTTCCTGGCCCGTGAGCTCGACCGGCCCGGCGGTCTGGCCGACATGCCGGTCGCGCGGGAGCAGCTCGAGGCGTTCGTGATGACGCAGCTGCTGCACGCCGGGCGGCACCGGTACGCCGACGCGCTCGCGGCCCCCGCCGACCCCGTCCGGTCCGGGCGGCTCGGGCCGGTCGTCGAGTACATGGAGCAGCACGCCGACACCCCGCTCACCCCGCAGGAGCTGGCCCGGGTCGGCTGCATGAGCGTGCGCACCCTGCACTCGGCGTTCCAGCAGGAGCTGGGCGAGTCACCGATGGGGCACCTCCGCCGGATCCGGCTGGACCGGGTGCGGGCGGAGCTGCTGCGCTGCGACCCCGCGACGGTGCGGGTCACCGACGTGGCCCTGCGGTGGGGCTTCTTCCACCAGAGCCGGTTCGCCCAGCAGTACCGGGACCGGTTCGGCGAGCTCCCGCGGGACACCCTGCGCGGCTAG
- a CDS encoding LLM class flavin-dependent oxidoreductase — translation MTVTANDRLGLDPTDPRPPEETRPLVDRVQTNPLFGDQKMKLGLFGTNCSYGLIMSHAPSTYEITWAHTKEIAQRADALGFDVLVPVARWKGFGGSTNFNGNCFETYAWAAGLAEATERICVASTSHLPTVHPIVAAKAATTIDHISGGRFALNLVMGWVAPEMEMFGSEQREHDQRYAFGQDWLDFANRLWSEEGTFDVHTEFFDGELIEAYPKPHQAPRPALLNAGNSASGIEFSARNVDINFASLDTLENIRSYTDALRAKAREEYQRDIKAMTYGLVVCRDTEEEAKRAFQQVVDEGDWGAAGNVIKMATSGASQSFDHAATRMQERFIAGWGGYPIVGTPEQVTEELGRLNEAGMEGMIFGLIDYNEELKYFGERVMPLLKEAGLRH, via the coding sequence GTGACCGTCACCGCCAACGACCGCCTCGGCCTCGACCCGACCGACCCGCGCCCTCCGGAGGAGACCCGGCCGCTGGTCGACCGCGTGCAGACCAACCCGTTGTTCGGGGACCAGAAGATGAAGCTGGGGCTGTTCGGCACCAACTGCTCCTACGGCCTGATCATGAGCCACGCCCCGAGCACCTACGAGATCACCTGGGCGCACACGAAGGAGATCGCGCAGCGGGCCGACGCACTCGGGTTCGACGTGCTCGTCCCGGTCGCGCGCTGGAAGGGCTTCGGGGGCTCGACGAACTTCAACGGCAACTGCTTCGAGACCTACGCCTGGGCCGCCGGACTGGCCGAGGCCACCGAGCGGATCTGCGTGGCGTCGACGTCGCACCTGCCGACGGTGCACCCGATCGTCGCCGCGAAGGCCGCCACCACCATCGACCACATCTCGGGCGGCCGGTTCGCGCTGAACCTGGTCATGGGCTGGGTGGCGCCGGAGATGGAGATGTTCGGCTCCGAGCAGCGCGAGCACGACCAGCGCTACGCGTTCGGCCAGGACTGGCTGGACTTCGCGAACCGGCTGTGGAGCGAGGAGGGCACCTTCGACGTCCACACCGAGTTCTTCGACGGCGAGCTGATCGAGGCCTACCCGAAGCCGCACCAGGCACCCCGTCCCGCCCTGCTCAACGCGGGGAACTCCGCGTCGGGCATCGAGTTCTCCGCCCGCAACGTCGACATCAACTTCGCCTCGCTGGACACCCTGGAGAACATCCGATCCTACACCGACGCGCTGCGGGCCAAGGCCCGTGAGGAGTACCAGCGTGACATCAAGGCCATGACCTACGGCCTCGTCGTCTGCCGGGACACGGAGGAGGAGGCGAAGCGGGCCTTCCAGCAGGTCGTCGACGAGGGCGACTGGGGTGCCGCCGGGAACGTCATCAAGATGGCCACCTCGGGCGCGAGCCAGTCGTTCGACCACGCCGCCACGAGGATGCAGGAGCGCTTCATCGCCGGCTGGGGCGGCTACCCGATCGTCGGCACCCCGGAGCAGGTCACCGAGGAGCTCGGCAGGCTCAACGAGGCGGGCATGGAGGGCATGATCTTCGGCCTGATCGACTACAACGAAGAGCTCAAGTACTTCGGCGAGCGCGTGATGCCGCTGTTGAAGGAGGCCGGCCTGCGCCACTGA
- the rox gene encoding rifampin monooxygenase, producing MVDVVIAGAGPTGLMLAAELRLHDVRTLVLDRDAEPTTVVRSLGLHARSIEVMDQRGLLERFLEHGTQHPVGGFFAGITAPAPADLDTAHAYVLGIPQPVTDRLLAERAVELGAEIRRSEELVGLTQDDDGVTVELAGGARVRAGWVVGCDGGRSTVRSLLGIGFPGEPSRTETLIGETEVAADPETVTAVVTRVRETQKRFGLGPLGDGVYRVVVPAAGVSERGAPPPTIDEVRRRLRAVSGTDFGVHSPRWLSRFGDATRLAERYRSGRVLLAGDAAHVHPPTGGQGLNLGIQDAFNLGWKLAAEVGGRAPDGLLDTYGAERRPVAAAVLDNTRAQIELMSLEPGAQAVRRLLAELVGFEEVNRHLTEKIIAIGIRYDLGGGHDLVGRRMRDLQLDRGRLYELMHAGRGLLLDRTGTLSVAGWADRVDHVVDAGAPGVPDVLLRPDGHVVWAGEGSHALDAALARWFGPAAPEPVAAAPGREQRPAD from the coding sequence ATGGTCGACGTCGTCATCGCCGGAGCCGGGCCGACAGGTCTGATGCTGGCCGCCGAGCTGCGCCTGCACGACGTCCGCACGCTCGTCCTGGACCGGGACGCGGAGCCGACGACGGTCGTCCGTTCGCTCGGCCTCCACGCGCGCAGCATCGAGGTGATGGACCAGCGCGGGCTGCTGGAACGGTTCCTCGAACACGGCACGCAGCACCCTGTCGGGGGCTTCTTCGCCGGTATCACCGCACCCGCGCCCGCGGATCTCGACACCGCGCACGCCTACGTCCTCGGCATCCCGCAGCCCGTCACCGACCGGCTGCTCGCCGAGCGCGCCGTCGAGCTCGGCGCCGAGATCCGGCGCAGCGAGGAGCTGGTCGGCCTCACCCAGGACGACGACGGCGTCACCGTCGAGCTGGCCGGTGGCGCCCGTGTGCGGGCCGGCTGGGTCGTCGGCTGCGACGGCGGGCGCAGCACCGTCCGGTCGCTGCTGGGGATCGGGTTCCCGGGGGAGCCGTCGCGGACCGAGACGCTGATCGGCGAGACGGAGGTCGCCGCCGACCCGGAGACCGTCACCGCCGTGGTCACCCGGGTCCGCGAGACACAGAAACGGTTCGGGCTCGGGCCGCTCGGCGACGGGGTGTACCGCGTCGTGGTGCCCGCCGCGGGGGTGTCGGAGCGGGGCGCGCCGCCGCCGACGATCGACGAGGTCCGGCGCCGGCTCCGCGCGGTCTCCGGCACCGACTTCGGGGTGCACTCGCCGCGCTGGCTCTCCCGGTTCGGCGACGCGACCCGGCTCGCCGAGCGCTACCGGTCCGGCCGGGTGCTGCTCGCCGGCGACGCGGCGCACGTCCACCCGCCGACCGGTGGGCAGGGGCTCAACCTCGGCATCCAGGACGCGTTCAACCTCGGCTGGAAGCTCGCCGCCGAGGTCGGCGGCCGCGCGCCGGACGGGTTGCTGGACACCTACGGTGCCGAGCGCCGCCCGGTCGCCGCCGCGGTGCTCGACAACACGCGTGCCCAGATCGAGCTGATGTCCCTGGAACCGGGGGCGCAGGCGGTGCGCCGCCTGCTCGCCGAGCTGGTGGGCTTCGAGGAGGTGAACCGCCACCTCACCGAGAAGATCATCGCGATCGGGATCCGCTACGACCTCGGCGGCGGCCACGACCTGGTGGGCCGCCGGATGCGGGACCTGCAGCTGGACCGGGGCCGGCTGTACGAGCTGATGCACGCCGGCCGCGGCCTGCTGCTGGACCGCACCGGGACGCTGTCGGTCGCCGGGTGGGCCGACCGGGTCGACCACGTCGTCGACGCCGGGGCGCCGGGTGTGCCCGACGTGCTGCTGCGCCCGGACGGTCATGTGGTCTGGGCGGGGGAGGGCTCCCACGCGCTCGACGCCGCGCTGGCCCGGTGGTTCGGGCCCGCCGCGCCGGAGCCGGTCGCGGCGGCTCCGGGTCGGGAGCAGCGGCCCGCGGACTGA
- a CDS encoding DUF1905 domain-containing protein, whose protein sequence is MWPLRARTGEGSTAVDVTGEIVHWRGPSPFHFVRLPDELAAEVAEVSRDVTYGWGMVPVDAALGATRWTTSLFPKNGGYLLPVKDVVRRTEGVDVGDVVTVSMEIRVRR, encoded by the coding sequence ATGTGGCCCCTGAGGGCCCGCACCGGCGAGGGGAGCACCGCGGTGGACGTCACCGGCGAGATCGTCCACTGGCGTGGCCCGTCGCCGTTCCACTTCGTCCGGCTGCCCGACGAGCTCGCGGCGGAGGTCGCCGAGGTCAGCCGGGACGTCACGTACGGCTGGGGCATGGTCCCCGTCGACGCCGCGCTGGGCGCGACCCGCTGGACGACGTCGCTGTTCCCGAAGAACGGCGGGTACCTGCTCCCGGTGAAGGACGTGGTCCGGCGCACCGAGGGCGTCGACGTCGGGGACGTGGTCACGGTGTCCATGGAGATCCGCGTCCGCCGCTGA
- a CDS encoding LysR family transcriptional regulator, translated as MQYDLTDLRLFLHVVAEGSITAGAERANLSLPSASARIRSLERHARIGLLVRGRRGVRTTPAGMALARHARDVLDRAARLDGAIASYARPASAPLSLLAGSSAMHGLVPRAVTTFLLAHPDADVDVTVHRSVETARRLVDGEADLGIVLDDVAAGSGLAAEPLCDDSLVVIGPPGGVLDGRDAMTYAEAAEHPMVGLQAAAPFQVALTGHAGPSAPVPRYRTRTVDLRTVVALAEAGAGLGIVPRRAAAGPARLGRLEVRDLAEPWARRGLSLCWGAALERGSPSWPVASALADHIRASAVPEG; from the coding sequence GTGCAGTACGACCTCACCGACCTCCGGCTGTTCCTGCACGTCGTCGCCGAGGGCTCCATCACGGCGGGGGCGGAGCGGGCGAACCTGAGCCTGCCGTCGGCGAGTGCGCGGATCCGCTCCCTGGAGCGGCACGCGCGGATCGGGCTGCTCGTCCGCGGCCGCCGCGGGGTCCGCACGACCCCGGCGGGGATGGCACTGGCCCGGCACGCCCGCGACGTCCTCGACCGCGCGGCCCGTCTCGACGGCGCGATCGCGTCCTACGCCCGGCCCGCGTCGGCGCCGCTGTCCCTGCTGGCCGGCAGCTCGGCGATGCACGGCCTGGTGCCGCGCGCGGTGACGACGTTCCTCCTGGCCCACCCGGACGCCGACGTCGACGTCACGGTCCACCGCAGCGTCGAGACCGCCCGGCGGCTCGTCGACGGCGAGGCCGATCTGGGCATCGTGCTCGACGACGTCGCGGCCGGTTCGGGGCTGGCGGCCGAGCCGCTGTGCGACGACTCACTCGTCGTCATCGGCCCGCCCGGCGGGGTGCTCGACGGCCGCGACGCGATGACCTACGCCGAGGCTGCAGAGCACCCGATGGTGGGGCTGCAGGCGGCGGCGCCGTTCCAGGTCGCGCTGACCGGGCACGCGGGGCCGTCCGCCCCGGTGCCGCGGTACCGGACCCGCACCGTCGACCTCCGGACGGTCGTCGCGCTGGCCGAGGCGGGCGCCGGCCTGGGGATCGTCCCGCGCCGCGCGGCAGCGGGCCCGGCCCGGCTCGGGCGCCTCGAGGTCCGTGACCTCGCCGAGCCGTGGGCGCGGCGCGGCCTGTCGCTGTGCTGGGGCGCGGCGCTGGAGCGCGGGTCGCCGAGCTGGCCGGTCGCGTCCGCGCTGGCCGACCACATCCGAGCCTCTGCCGTACCCGAAGGCTGA